A region of Leishmania mexicana MHOM/GT/2001/U1103 complete genome, chromosome 8 DNA encodes the following proteins:
- a CDS encoding putative RNA binding protein produces MGLRRSDPLDRHRHGRGEEGSSQLSTDAATDGAEDAEDQASIPSEQCGRAKQTGHHTPSAANLSLHAWNAQQLLQNQVQQQQRSGKPHDSAQMELSLSSSQICNLVLNSCSATLPAACSGATGGNGGGRHCGSTSGAGGSGGDGVSPPSSRHLQPPPNHSHVNLFVRHLPLELNEEKLRAMFTPFGEIVNSAIMRNIHTGVSLGTAFVRFAKHEEAMRAMEAFAGGRPMTGSKRVTVQWARREHDKAPSGDERRKMRKLFIRNVPKDVTQEMLMALFSQHGLVKSVSTHRDTAAANAVSQPGGGGATATAEADLSSHSGHEGAAAGASTDDRRIAFVTFEQEGVAEQATAAVHNTMPFASCQGIPLMVKLAEDTPVRHNALGGNHARANNVGILNDVGANGNGAHAPHNSSLGSGGSGGAHHPAIMVGAPNNTLSWSDVPITDYIVTPMTSPPAAQLHSATGLALPPARGRGMPLRWGGAPGIGAGRSFPRVSQDGSAAQVFSPPRPFAGTTGSAGSPNETPPCAGLTPVHSNSAVLPYGGQTSGSAQALRQPVPSPTPFLAPPKASSAMTVTPQHIGSCNAADTMLDGSQTPGSMGPIVGSSGSHPVQAIGSGSTDLIGFAGGDYTGAFPVFSYETQEFYTMLQQYSSNLTAASDTTAKSPPSGQTSARATGAGASPHPGSGNNHNSIRANAGGLSFQVLGSHTDAAQSDGVASALLPQSAQPSSTTPLSSSSFQQSQPKALALPQPRSGAVQQAQQQQQPPVPAESEGGSTLNGGHAPAPYRLIPQPRSNASTNPPVPLSKSAAAAAAAAATAAAPSPSTSRRANTLPPDACPPSCASTPQKHVSRVLSPSTSASFTAGGGAHSRSNGVFTRHVAPEAEVGAISGASNLRHGPRATSSSMHTIRSGTSGGGGVSSGANSTGAATGTLAAPLNSELAPPFASNTTNGFQPYQVTGTLGAGSAAKRSVHGTVDTRVSSTMKYTAASPAQPTSLPLPPGRSPAPQSPSRRFSCEPTQPVTAAVAPPTFTTAPLMAAAAKMISTDDGALTADDMNTCDYGAYATDSMYTAKSHYSISCAAKGMRAVGGVDPPLCGAASGTSSSENVNTKIKQQNATSAVRAQLSSPAPAVTSSALRRSGQLGDASPCSLSLGGADLLDDHLLFQWESNSAAMNVTPGITDLAGIAGAAATTALPFRDDRRSKETTSVFDMMSMLSESRTQELSALADVPTTGSVSNMRSQSDTGDHWSAGRMRDTAKLSLGAVGGGDMGAAAHQGSSTATSTSKELSRRSTGRTLLGTTAKPPSRIGRSDDEDDEQTSWMVYPDIDLNLGWPLRTTTKSKKGGGVVGSGLNSGSSREDVDHLGYSQQLGHVMDNLYNLMSYDDASY; encoded by the coding sequence ATGGGGCTGCGTCGCAGCGATCCTCTCGATCGTCATCGACACGGTCGCGGCGAGGAAGGCAGCAGCCAACTGAGCAcagacgccgccaccgatgGCGCAGAGGATGCTGAGGACCAGGCCAGCATCCCCAGTGAGCAGTGCGGGCGGGCAAAGCAAACGGGACATCACACCCCGAGTGCGGCCAACCTCTCTCTACACGCCTGGAACGCTCAGCAACTGCTTCAGAATCaggtccagcagcagcagcgctccgGCAAACCTCACGACTCTGCCCAGATGGAGTTGTCCCTGAGCAGCAGTCAGATTTGTAACTTGGTGCTcaacagctgcagcgcaacacTACCGGCTGCCTGTAGCGGCGCTACAGGTGGTAACGGTGGTGGCCGTCATTGTGGCAGCACTTCCGGAGCCGGTGGTAGCGGTGGGGATGGCGTCTCTCCACCGTCCTCGCGCCATCTTCAGCCGCCTCCAAATCACAGCCATGTGAACCTGTTTGTGCGGCATCTGCCGCTCGAGCTGAACGAAGAAAAGCTGCGAGCGATGTTCACCCCGTTCGGCGAAATTGTCAACTCGGCCATCATGCGCAACATTCATACCGGCGTCAGCCTCGGTACCGCCTTTGTGCGGTTTGCGAAacacgaggaggcgatgcgggccATGGAGGCCTTTGCGGGAGGCCGGCCGATGACGGGCTCGAAACGGGTGACGGTGCAGTGGGCTCGCCGCGAGCACGACAAGGCCCCTTCCGGGGATGAGCGGCGCAAAATGCGAAAACTGTTTATTCGTAATGTGCCAAAGGACGTAACGCAGGAGATGCTCATGGCCCTCTTCAGTCAACACGGCCTGGTGAAGTCGGTTAGTACCCATCGCGACACGGCAGCCGCCAACGCCGTTTCGCAGccaggcggcggtggtgccacTGCtacggcggaggcggaccTCTCATCCCACAGCGGGCATgagggcgccgccgccggtgccagCACCGATGACCGCCGCATCGCGTTTGTCACCTTCGAGCAGGAGGGCGTTGCCGAGCAGGCGACCGCCGCGGTGCACAACACAATGCCGTTCGCTTCGTGCCAGGGCATTCCACTCATGGTGAAGTTGGCGGAGGACACACCAGTGCGGCACAACGCTCTTGGCGGCAACCACGCCAGAGCCAATAACGTTGGCATCCTTAACGATGTTGGTGCGAATGGGAATGGAGCACATGCGCCTCACAACAGCAGcttgggcagcggcggtagCGGGGGTGCACACCACCCTGCCATCATGGTCGGTGCCCCCAACAATACTCTCAGCTGGTCCGACGTGCCCATAACGGACTATATTGTCACACCGATGAcgtcgccgcctgctgcgcagTTGCATAGCGCCACTGGACTAGCATTGCCGCCAGCCCGTGGACGCGGAATGCCACTGAGGTGGGGCGGGGCGCCGGGTATCGGTGCCGGCCGCAGCTTCCCTCGTGTGTCACaggacggcagcgcagcccaGGTgttctcgccgccgcgcccctTTGCCGGAACAACGGGCTCAGCCGGGTCACCGAATGAAACCCCACCGTGCGCCGGTCTCACTCCAGTTCACAGCAACTCAGCAGTGCTACCCTACGGTGGGCAGACCTCTGGGAGTGCACAGGCACTCCGGCAACCCGTTCCAAGCCCAACACCATTCTTGGCGCCGCCGAAGGCCTCGTCAGCCATGACGGTCACTCCGCAGCACATCGGGAGCTGCAACGCTGCGGACACTATGCTTGACGGCTCGCAGACGCCTGGCAGCATGGGGCCCATagtgggcagcagcggctcacACCCAGTCCAGGCTATAGGCAGTGGTTCAACAGACCTTATCGGCTTTGCTGGCGGTGACTACACTGGCGCCTTCCCGGTATTCTCGTACGAGACGCAGGAGTTTTACACGATGCTGCAACAGTATAGTAGCaacctcaccgccgccagcgacaCCACTGCAAAGTCGCCGCCATCGGGGCAGACCTCCGCACGAGCGACAGGGGCCGGCGCCTCTCCACACccgggcagcggcaacaacCATAACAGCATTAGAGCCAACGCCGGCGGGTTGTCTTTCCAGGTTTTGGGCTCCCACACCGACGCCGCGCAGAGCGATGGAGTGGCCAGCGCACTTCTGCCGCAGTCAGCGCAGCCCTCTTCCACAACGCCGCTCAGCAGCTCATCTTTTCAGCAGTCTCAGCCAAAGGCCTTGGCACTTCCGCAGCCTCGCTCCGGTGCGGTACAGCAGgcgcaacaacagcagcagccacctgTGCCAGCAGAGTCTGAAGGTGGCAGCACCTTGAATGGCGGCCACGCCCCAGCGCCATATCGACTCATCCCACAGCCACGCAGCAACGCGAGCACCAACCCCCCTGTGCCCCTCAGCAAgtcagccgctgctgctgctgccgccgccgccactgctgctgctccttcgCCTTCCACCTCTCGGCGCGCCAACACACTGCCACCAGACGCCTGTCCGCCTTCGTGCGCATCAACTCCGCAGAAGCATGTCTCGCGGGTGTTGTCGCCAAGCACCAGCGCATCCTTCaccgctggtggcggcgcccATTCCAGAAGCAACGGCGTCTTCACCCGCCATGTCGCCCCAGAGGCAGAGGTCGGTGCGATTAGTGGTGCGTCGAACCTGCGTCATGGCCCACGTGCTACTTCCTCGTCCATGCACACCATTCGCTCCGGGACcagtggtggcgggggcgtcagcagcggcgcgaacagcactggcgccgccactggcACGCTGGCCGCCCCTCTCAATTCGGAGCTTGCGCCCCCGTTTGCGAGCAACACCACCAACGGCTTCCAGCCCTACCAAGTCACTGGCACCCTTGGTGCCGGCTCTGCAGCGAAGCGGAGCGTGCACGGCACAGTGGACACACGTGTCAGCTCGACGATGAAGTACACTGCTGCTTCCCCAGCGCAGCCGACTAGTCTACCGCTGCCACCAGGCCGCTCCCCAGCGCCGcagtcgccgtcgcggcgcttCTCGTGTGAGCCGACGCAGCCCGTCACGGCAGCCGTAGCGCCGCCAACGTTcacgacagcgccgctgatggcagcggcggccaagATGATATCAACAGACGACGGTGCCTTGACTGCTGACGATATGAATACCTGTGACTACGGCGCTTACGCGACGGACAGCATGTACACAGCCAAGTCTCACTACAGTATCTCTTGTGCGGCGAAGGGGATGCGTGCAGTGGGCGGCGTCGACCCGCCGCTGTGTGGTGCAGCCAgtggcaccagcagcagcgagaacGTGAACACGAAGATCAAGCAACAGAATGCTACCAGTGCGGTGCGGGCCCAACTAAGCAGCCCTGCTCCTGCCGTCACCTCCTCGGCTCTTCGCAGAAGCGGCCAGCTCGGCGACGCTAGTCCTTGCTCCCTGTCGCTGGGCGGTGCTGATCTCCTTGACGACCACTTGCTTTTCCAGTGGGAAAGTAACTCGGCCGCAATGAATGTCACCCCTGGTATTACCGACCTCGCAGGCATAGccggagccgctgccacgacagcgctgccgttTCGTGATGATCGGCGCAGCAAAGAAACCACATCGGTGTTTGACATGATGTCCATGCTGTCGGAGTCACGCACACAAGAGCTGAGTGCACTCGCAGATGTGCCGACGACCGGGTCTGTGTCAAACATGAGGTCGCAGTCCGACACTGGCGACCACTGGAGTGCCGGGCGGATGCGAGATACGGCAAAGCTGAGTTTgggcgccgtcggcggcggcgacatgGGAGCGGCAGCTCACCAAGGATCGTCTACGGCGACGTCAACATCGAAGGAATTGAGCCGCCGCAGTACTGGGAGGACATTGCTCGGCACGACTGCGAAGCCGCCTTCGCGAATTGGCCGctccgacgacgaggatgacgagcAGACAAGCTGGATGGTGTACCCGGACATAGACCTGAACCTCGGCTGGCCCCTCAGAACCACCACAAAGTCAAAGaagggtggtggggtggtCGGGAGCGGCctcaacagcggcagcagccgcgaagATGTTGACCATCTTGGCTactcgcagcagctgggTCACGTGATGGACAACCTGTACAATCTCATGAGCTACGACGACGCCTCTTACTAG
- a CDS encoding putative RNA binding protein — MTRLNSSCVSVRRNRSICQSAASAEAVLPSTSILPPSTREEASAGGACSRTDERCSSDNATPQTVNAVSSFVASGKMKKIASNSSRSSDSNLSQSRTAVHKNPAPTTNTRSSCGAGAPRKGRSRRASTAAHVTVCEESNRHNSNLFICNLDTKIGQAELETAFAEHGTILSSAVMRDIHTGESLGTAFVRMSSHDEARCTMVAMNGVHVGSRSISVQWARRSEGGPVGEARKKIMKLFVRNVPLDCTRTDLEELFGAFGSVRQVTLHKDTSPVQDEAMVRLIAFVIYTEEGAAARAAREVHNTKPFASCNGIPIMVKLAEDLAKPYREHSHQHQQPQGESAPTTAAAKQRQRRSHSQRNTLARIASKSPTRKQTICSGSTVMSLSSHTSSTTLSIHTGQASGADAPIADMGVAADVSFCRNYPQLTPPQCSVPPVKTPLGAMMPVTLPQQHTMSCVRSAPAPSAAPLFPSNALQFLPTTPSKVGGRMPAVSTPTCKGATAVPFVADSQRPSFIDNPNSQLEQSFFFNNSTPQLSPYAPPQQQQHHHHLQLPQLSELPFNAPVTPRLYHLPAVHAVPERQDSRAALAIPNPRCEALPVQSRSMNDSQRIVAYSDPEEESDLRIFDTAPIAHPASLRPQPNIKTASPKLPQTYRHNPYISCSFIRVG; from the coding sequence ATGACCCGCCTCAACTCCTCTTGCGTCTCAGTGCGGAGGAACAGGTCGATTTGCCAGAGTGCTGCTTCGGCTGAAGCCGTGCTGCCGTCCACTTCCATTCTGCCACCATCTACAAGAGAGGAAGCGTCGGCTGGCGGTGCGTGTTCCCGCACTGACGaaaggtgcagcagcgacaatGCGACCCCACAGACAGTGAATGCGGTGAGCTCGTTTGTGGCCAGCGGCAAGATGAAGAAGATTGCCTCGAACAGTAGCAGGTCCAGTGACTCCAACCTCTCCCAGtcacgcaccgccgtgcacaAGAACCCGGCGCCAACTACGAACACACGCTCCAGCTGTGGCGCGGGGGCACCTAGGAAAGgccgcagcagacgcgcctccaccgcggcACATGTCACCGTCTGCGAAGAGAGCAACCGGCACAACAGCAATCTTTTCATTTGCAACTTGGACACGAAGATCGGCCAGGCAGAGCTCGAGACAGCGTTTGCCGAGCATGGCACCATCCTGAGCTCTGCCGTGATGCGCGACATTCACACAGGCGAGAGCCTCGGCACCGCTTTTGTGCGGATGAGCTCACACGACGAGGCCCGGTGCACGATGGTGGCGATGAACGGCGTACACGTCGGCTCTCGTTCCATCTCTGTTCAGTGGGCGAGGCGCAGTGAGGGGGGGCCAGTTGGTGAAGCGCGCAAGAAGATCATGAAGCTGTTTGTGCGCAATGTTCCGCTCGACTGCACGAGGACTGACCTAGAGGAGCTGTTTGGGGCGTTCGGCAGTGTGCGCCAGGTGACGCTCCACAAGGATACGTCGCCGGTGCAGGATGAGGCGATGGTGCGACTGATTGCGTTTGTGATCTACaccgaggagggcgcggcggcgcgggcggcgcggGAGGTGCACAACACGAAGCCGTTCGCGTCGTGCAACGGCATCCCCATCATGGTAAAGCTGGCCGAGGACCTAGCGAAGCCCTACCGCGAGCACAgtcaccagcaccagcagccacAGGGCGAGTCGGCCCCTACCACAGCGGCCGCcaagcagcgacagcggcgcagccacAGCCAGCGAAACACCTTGGCCCGTATCGCGAGTAAGAGCCCCACCCGCAAACAAACCATCTGCAGCGGTAGCACCGTCATGAGCCTGAGCagccacaccagcagcaccacgctGAGCATCCACACTGGTCAGGCGAGCGGCGCCGATGCACCGATAGCAGATATGGGTGTTGCCGCTGACGTCTCGTTTTGCAGAAATTACCCCCAGCTCACACCGCCGCAGTGCAGCGTGCCACCGGTGAAAACACCGCTGGGCGCGATGATGCCAGTAACACTTCCCCAGCAACACACCATGAGCTGTGTGAGAAGCGCACCTGCGCCCTCTGCCGCCCCGCTCTTTCCTTCCAACGCTCTTCAATTTTTGCCCACAACACCGTCAAAAGTTGGCGGACGGATGCCAGCTGTCAGCACCCCAACATGCAAgggcgcgacggcggtgccgttcGTGGCGGACTCGCAGAGGCCGTCGTTTATCGACAACCCCAACAGCCAACTGGAGCAGAGTTTTTTCTTTAACAACTCGACACCGCAGCTGTCGCCGTacgcgccgcctcagcagcagcagcaccatcaccatctGCAGCTTCCCCAGTTGAGCGAGCTACCCTTCAACGCGCCAGTGACGCCCAGGCTCTACCACCTGCCTGCAGTTCACGCGGTTCCGGAGCGTCAGGACTCGCGCGCTGCGCTAGCGATTCCAAACCCTCGCTGCGAGGCGCTTCCGGTACAGAGCCGCTCTATGAACGATTCGCAGCGCATAGTGGCCTACTCGGAcccagaggaggagagcgaccTGCGGATTTTCGATACCGCACCGATAGCACATCCAGCTTCGCTGCGCCCACAGCCGAACATTAAAacggcgtcgccgaagcTGCCGCAGACGTATCGCCACAACCCCTACATCAGCTGCAGCTTTATTCGCGTGGGCTGA